From Mercenaria mercenaria strain notata chromosome 17, MADL_Memer_1, whole genome shotgun sequence, the proteins below share one genomic window:
- the LOC123536106 gene encoding lysoplasmalogenase-like protein TMEM86A: protein MTKPTTVLKCVGPKLVPFFKTCTIFFVLFADTPASETSAPWFFCIIKCLPIISLILFVLLNGMNITEYYRYSRRVLIGLIFSCIGDACLVWKKKYFELGIGCFAVAQVCYSRAFGWKPLNLYAGAVFGVLGALVYYFLSAGLNGIMVYLVAAYVGVICTMAWRGTARIPTFNFFDDRVTWTQMSGCFGAIVFVISDLTLAVDKFLFPLPYAHPIIMVTYYAAQFGIALSVVDSQNDAVVAKSIRDQRRREGETEQTNGHVSNCETNGCSQSFIDKDNSLIQRNLTTDVCA, encoded by the exons ATGACAAAACCTACGACTGTT TTGAAGTGTGTTGGTCCAAAGTTGGTACCATTCTTCAAGACATGCACAATATTCTTTGTGCTTTTTGCGGACACACCAGCCAGTGAAACAAGTGCTCCGTGGTTCTTCTGTATCATCAAATGTCTGCCAATAATTTCACTTATTCTGTTTGTTCTTTTGAACGGAATGAACATCACAGAATACTACCGATATTCTCGTAGGGTGTTGATAGGTCTCATATTCTCCTGCATCGGCGATGCTTGTTTGGTatggaaaaagaaatattttgaactGGGAATTGGCTGCTTTGCAGTTGCTCAGGTATGTTACTCCAGGGCTTTTGGTTGGAAACCTCTAAATCTGTATGCAGGAGCTGTGTTTGGAGTCCTTGGGGCATTGGTGTATTATTTCCTTAGTGCTGGTCTGAATGGCATTATGGTCTACCTCGTAGCTGCGTACGTCGGTGTAATCTGTACAATGGCATGGCGGGGAACAGCTCGTATTCCAACATTCAACTTCTTTGATGACAGAGTCACCTGGACGCAAATGTCAGGATGTTTTGGAGCAATAGTTTTTGTCATCTCTGATTTGACCCTTGCAGTTGACAAGTTTCTATTTCCACTGCCATATGCACACCCAATTATTATGGTAACTTATTACGCTGCACAGTTTGGTATCGCTCTTTCTGTTGTTGACAGCCAAAATGATGCTGTGGTTGCCAAATCAATACGAGATCAGAGAAGGCGTGAAGGGGAGACTGAACAAACAAATGGGCATGTCAGCAACTGTGAAACTAATGGATGTAGCCAGTCTTTCATTGATAAGGACAATAGTTTAATACAGAGGAATTTGACAACAGATGTCTGTGCTTGA